In Gossypium raimondii isolate GPD5lz chromosome 12, ASM2569854v1, whole genome shotgun sequence, a single window of DNA contains:
- the LOC105762071 gene encoding retrovirus-related Pol polyprotein from transposon RE1 produces the protein MGTTDANISSVMSSLMSFPSIHNQLTIKLTASNYLLWKTQFTPIFHGNQLYCHVDGTASPTKEVNGAPNPAYQAWYIKDQLVLTWIFGSLSEPVLSQVVGSTTAIDAWTKLQTTYASGSRVQIRSLKNSLHSLSRDTDSIVTYMDRAKRIYDQLLALNQPISEDDLVDHILRGLGPEYRPFTRNIEARLVSVKFDDLYGLLLSKESQLQS, from the coding sequence ATGGGAACCACCGATGCTAATATCTCCTCTGTTATGTCCTCACTTATGTCTTTCCCTTCCATCCACAACCAACTCACCATTAAACTCACCGCCTCAAATTATCTTCTCTGGAAAACTCAATTCACCCCAATCTTCCATGGCAATCAACTATACTGTCATGTTGATGGAACTGCCTCTCCGACGAAAGAGGTTAACGGGGCACCGAATCCGGCGTACCAGGCCTGGTATATTAAAGATCAGCTTGTATTAACCTGGATCTTTGGCTCTCTCTCTGAACCAGTGCTGTCTCAAGTTGTTGGTTCAACTACTGCCATTGATGCATGGACAAAGCTTCAAACCACCTATGCCTCTGGGTCCCGTGTTCAGATCCGGTCCCTCAAAAATTCATTGCATTCTCTCTCTCGCGACACTGATTCGATTGTTACATACATGGATCGTGCAAAGCGTATATATGATCAGCTTCTTGCTCTCAATCAACCGATCTCTGAGGATGATCTTGTTGATCACATTTTACGGGGTCTTGGTCCTGAGTATCGGCCCTTCACTCGCAACATCGAGGCACGATTAGTGTCTGTGAAATTTGATGATCTATACGGCTTACTTTTGTCTAAAGAATCACAGTTACAATCTTAA